A window of Streptomyces sp. SAI-127 contains these coding sequences:
- the groL gene encoding chaperonin GroEL (60 kDa chaperone family; promotes refolding of misfolded polypeptides especially under stressful conditions; forms two stacked rings of heptamers to form a barrel-shaped 14mer; ends can be capped by GroES; misfolded proteins enter the barrel where they are refolded when GroES binds), translating to MAKIIAFDEEARRGLERGMNQLADAVKVTLGPKGRNVVLEKKWGAPTITNDGVSIAKEIELEDPYEKIGAELVKEVAKKTDDVAGDGTTTATVLAQALVKEGLRNVAAGANPMALKRGIEKAVEAVSAALLEQAKDVETKEQIASTASISAADTQIGELIAEAMDKVGKEGVITVEESQTFGLELELTEGMRFDKGYISAYFATDMERMEASLDDPYILIANSKIGSVKDLLPLLEKVMQSGKPLLIIAEDVEGEALSTLVVNKIRGTFKSVAVKAPGFGDRRKAMLGDIAILTGGEVISEEVGLKLENATLDLLGRARKVVITKDETTIVDGAGSSDQVNGRVNQIRAEIENSDSDYDREKLQERLAKLAGGVAVIKAGAATEVELKERKHRIEDAVRNAKAAVEEGIVAGGGVALIQASSVFEKLDLEGDELTGANAVKLALEAPLKQIAVNGGLEGGVIVEKVRNLPVGHGLNAATGEYVDMIAEGIIDPAKVTRSALQNAASIAALFLTTEAVIADKPEKAGAAPAGGGMPGGDMDF from the coding sequence ATGGCCAAGATCATCGCGTTCGACGAGGAGGCGCGGCGCGGCCTCGAGCGCGGCATGAACCAGCTCGCGGACGCCGTCAAGGTGACGCTCGGCCCCAAGGGCCGCAACGTCGTCCTCGAGAAGAAGTGGGGCGCCCCCACGATCACCAACGATGGTGTCTCCATCGCCAAGGAGATCGAGCTCGAGGACCCGTACGAGAAGATCGGCGCCGAGCTGGTCAAGGAAGTCGCCAAGAAGACGGACGACGTCGCCGGTGACGGTACGACCACCGCGACCGTGCTCGCTCAGGCCCTGGTCAAGGAAGGCCTGCGCAACGTAGCCGCCGGCGCCAACCCCATGGCCCTCAAGCGCGGTATCGAGAAGGCCGTCGAGGCCGTCTCCGCCGCCCTGCTCGAGCAGGCCAAGGATGTCGAGACCAAGGAGCAGATCGCCTCCACGGCCTCCATCTCCGCCGCCGACACCCAGATCGGCGAGCTCATCGCCGAGGCGATGGACAAGGTCGGCAAGGAAGGCGTCATCACCGTCGAGGAGTCCCAGACCTTCGGTCTGGAGCTCGAGCTCACCGAGGGTATGCGCTTCGACAAGGGCTACATCTCGGCGTACTTCGCCACCGACATGGAGCGGATGGAGGCGTCGCTCGACGACCCGTACATCCTCATCGCCAACTCCAAGATCGGCTCCGTCAAGGACCTGCTCCCGCTCCTGGAGAAGGTCATGCAGTCGGGCAAGCCGCTGCTGATCATCGCCGAGGACGTCGAGGGCGAGGCCCTGTCGACCCTGGTCGTCAACAAGATCCGTGGCACCTTCAAGTCCGTCGCCGTCAAGGCCCCGGGCTTCGGTGACCGCCGCAAGGCCATGCTCGGCGACATCGCCATCCTCACGGGCGGCGAGGTCATCTCCGAGGAGGTCGGCCTCAAGCTGGAGAACGCGACCCTGGACCTCCTGGGCCGCGCCCGCAAGGTCGTCATCACCAAGGACGAGACCACCATCGTCGACGGTGCCGGTTCCTCGGACCAGGTCAACGGCCGGGTGAACCAGATCCGCGCCGAGATCGAGAACAGCGACTCGGACTACGACCGCGAGAAGCTCCAGGAGCGCCTGGCGAAGCTCGCCGGTGGCGTCGCCGTCATCAAGGCCGGTGCCGCGACCGAGGTCGAGCTCAAGGAGCGCAAGCACCGCATCGAGGACGCCGTTCGCAACGCGAAGGCGGCCGTCGAGGAGGGCATCGTCGCCGGTGGTGGCGTGGCCCTCATCCAGGCCTCCTCGGTCTTCGAGAAGCTGGACCTCGAGGGTGACGAGCTGACCGGCGCCAACGCCGTGAAGCTGGCCCTGGAGGCCCCGCTCAAGCAGATCGCCGTCAACGGTGGTCTCGAGGGTGGCGTCATCGTCGAGAAGGTGCGCAACCTGCCCGTCGGCCACGGCCTGAACGCCGCGACCGGTGAGTACGTCGACATGATCGCCGAAGGCATCATCGACCCGGCGAAGGTCACGCGCTCTGCCCTGCAGAACGCCGCCTCCATCGCCGCGCTGTTCCTCACCACCGAGGCCGTCATCGCCGACAAGCCGGAGAAGGCGGGCGCTGCCCCGGCCGGCGGCGGCATGCCGGGCGGTGACATGGACTTCTGA
- a CDS encoding NADH:flavin oxidoreductase yields MTAPATSRAAEILSRPAHINGLTVPNRIVMAPMTRMFSPGGVPGADVASYYSRRAAAGVGLIVTEGTYVGHESAGNSESVPRFHGEEQLAGWAKVAEEVHAAGGTIVPQLWHIGMVREQGQQPYVDAPAVGPSGLRLGSDEPTGKAMTQRDLDDVIGAFAEAAAAAERIGFDGVEIHGAHGYLVDQFLWSGTNRRTDAYGGDPVARTKFAAEIVAAVRETVSPEFPIIFRYSQWKQEVYKARLAETPEELEAILAPLAAAGVDAFHASTRRYWLPEFDGSDLNLAGWTKKLTGRTTITVGSVGLDGDFIRGFMGEGSPVKGIDDLLDALEREEYDMVAVGRALLQDPQWAAKVLAGRFDELEPYDASALKSLS; encoded by the coding sequence GTGACCGCCCCCGCCACCTCCCGCGCCGCCGAGATCCTCTCCCGCCCGGCCCACATCAACGGCCTGACCGTCCCGAACCGCATCGTCATGGCGCCCATGACCCGCATGTTCTCCCCGGGAGGTGTCCCCGGCGCGGACGTGGCCTCGTACTACTCCCGCCGCGCGGCCGCCGGAGTCGGTCTGATCGTCACCGAGGGCACCTACGTCGGCCACGAGTCGGCCGGGAACAGCGAGAGCGTCCCGCGGTTCCACGGCGAGGAGCAGCTGGCGGGCTGGGCGAAGGTCGCCGAGGAGGTGCACGCGGCGGGCGGCACCATCGTCCCGCAGCTGTGGCACATCGGCATGGTCCGCGAGCAGGGCCAGCAGCCCTACGTCGACGCCCCCGCCGTCGGTCCCTCCGGTCTGCGACTCGGCTCCGACGAGCCCACCGGCAAGGCCATGACCCAGCGCGACCTGGACGACGTCATCGGCGCCTTCGCGGAGGCGGCGGCCGCGGCCGAGCGCATCGGCTTCGACGGTGTGGAGATCCACGGCGCCCACGGCTACCTCGTCGACCAGTTCCTGTGGTCGGGCACCAACCGCCGCACCGACGCCTACGGCGGCGACCCGGTCGCCCGTACGAAGTTCGCGGCGGAGATCGTGGCGGCCGTACGGGAGACGGTGTCGCCGGAGTTCCCGATCATCTTCCGCTACTCGCAGTGGAAGCAGGAGGTCTACAAGGCGCGGCTCGCCGAGACGCCGGAAGAGCTGGAGGCGATCCTCGCGCCGCTCGCCGCCGCCGGAGTCGACGCCTTCCACGCCTCCACGCGCCGCTACTGGCTCCCCGAGTTCGACGGCTCGGACCTCAACCTCGCCGGCTGGACCAAGAAGCTCACCGGCAGGACGACCATCACCGTGGGCTCGGTCGGCCTCGACGGCGACTTCATCCGCGGCTTCATGGGCGAGGGCTCCCCGGTCAAGGGCATCGACGACCTGCTCGACGCCCTGGAGCGCGAGGAGTACGACATGGTCGCCGTCGGGCGGGCACTGCTTCAGGACCCGCAGTGGGCCGCGAAGGTGCTGGCGGGCCGATTCGACGAGCTCGAGCCGTACGACGCGTCCGCGCTGAAGTCTTTGAGCTGA